The following are encoded in a window of Rosa chinensis cultivar Old Blush chromosome 4, RchiOBHm-V2, whole genome shotgun sequence genomic DNA:
- the LOC112201064 gene encoding L-lactate dehydrogenase B: MNKSSSASSLGPGGLDLTQAFFRPISRAAPPSPTKRHNKISVIGVGNVGMAIAQTILTQDLADELVLVDAKPEKLRGEMLDLQHAAAFLPRTKIHASVDYAITVGSDLCIVTAGARQNPGESRLNLLQRNVALFRNIIPPLAKYSPDTILLIVSNPVDVLTYVAWKLSGFPSNRVFGSGTNLDSSRFRFLMADHLDVNAQDVQAYIIGEHGDSSVALWSSISVGGVPVLSFLEKQQIAYEKETLEKIHKAVVDCAYEVISLKGYTSWAIGYSVANLARSILRDQRKVQPVSVLANGFYGVGGGDVFLSLPAQLGRSGVLGVTNVHLTDEEAQKLRDSAHTILEVQSQLNLGI, translated from the exons ATGAACAAAAGCAGTTCGGCTTCGTCATTGGGCCCTGGAGGCCTTGACCTAACCCAGGCCTTCTTCAGGCCCATCAGCCGCGCAGCCCCGCCTTCCCCGACCAAGCGCCACAACAAAATCTCCGTCATTGGCGTCGGCAACGTCGGCATGGCCATAGCACAAACCATCTTAACCCAAGACCTCGCCGACGAGCTTGTCCTCGTCGACGCCAAACCTGAAAAGCTACGTGGAGAGATGCTGGACCTTCAACACGCAGCTGCCTTCTTACCTCGCACCAAAATCCACGCCTCCGTGGACTACGCCATCACCGTCGGATCCGACCTCTGCATCGTGACGGCCGGTGCGCGCCAGAACCCTGGCGAGTCCAGGCTGAACCTGCTGCAGAGGAACGTGGCTCTCTTTAGAAATATCATACCTCCACTAGCTAAGTACTCTCCGGATACCATATTACTCATCGTGTCCAATCCAGTGGATGTCCTGACTTACGTGGCGTGGAAGCTATCCGGATTTCCGAGCAACAGGGTTTTCGGGTCGGGTACGAATCTCGACTCATCTAGGTTTCGGTTCCTCATGGCCGATCACCTGGACGTTAACGCTCAGGATGTGCAG GCTTACATCATTGGCGAGCATGGGGACAGCTCAGTGGCTTTGTGGTCAAGCATTAGCGTCGGGGGAGTGCCGGTGTTGAGCTTCCTAGAGAAGCAGCAAATAGCATACGAGAAAGAGACACTGGAGAAGATTCACAAAGCAGTTGTGGACTGTGCGTATGAGGTGATAAGTCTGAAAGGGTATACTTCATGGGCAATTGGTTACTCAGTGGCAAACCTAGCCCGGAGCATACTCAGAGACCAGAGGAAGGTCCAACCTGTTTCAGTGCTTGCCAATGGGTTCTACGGTGTTGGTGGAGGTGATGTGTTCTTGAGCTTGCCTGCACAGCTCGGAAGGAGTGGAGTTCTGGGAGTGACCAACGTGCATTTGACTGATGAGGAGGCACAGAAGCTAAGGGACTCGGCTCACACCATTTTGGAGGTCCAAAGTCAGTTAAACTTGGGAATATGA
- the LOC112197538 gene encoding probable isoaspartyl peptidase/L-asparaginase 2 has protein sequence MGGWAIAVHGGAGVDPNLPLERQEQAKQLVTRCLNLGISALRSDLPAIDVVELVVRELETDPFFNSCRGSALNENGRVEMEASIMDGPKRRCGAVSRLSTVKNPISLARLVMDKSPHSYLAFSGAESFARQQGVELVDNDYFITEENVGMLKLAKEANTILFDYRIPLGMETCAAGVESPIQMNGLPISVYAPETVGCVVVDSQGRCAAATSTSGLMNKMTGRIGDSPLIGADTYACDLCGVSCTGEGEAIIRGTLAREVSAVMEYKGLGLQDAVDFVIKNRLDEGKAGLIAVSNKGEVACGFNCCGMFRGSATEDGFMEVGIWDQ, from the coding sequence ATGGGCGGTTGGGCTATTGCTGTGCACGGTGGCGCTGGTGTCGACCCAAATCTCCCTCTCGAGCGCCAAGAACAAGCCAAACAGCTCGTCACTCGCTGCCTCAATCTCGGAATCTCTGCTCTCCGTTCTGATCTTCCCGCCATTGATGTTGTTGAACTTGTTGTTAGGGAATTGGAAACGGATCCGTTTTTCAATTCCTGCCGTGGATCCGCCCTGAATGAAAATGGCAGGGTTGAGATGGAAGCCAGCATCATGGATGGACCCAAAAGACGATGCGGCGCCGTATCGAGGTTGAGCACCGTCAAGAACCCGATCTCGCTTGCCCGACTCGTCATGGATAAGTCCCCGCATTCCTACCTTGCCTTCTCCGGCGCAGAAAGCTTCGCCAGGCAACAGGGCGTTGAGCTGGTGGACAATGACTATTTTATCACGGAGGAGAATGTGGGGATGCTCAAGTTGGCCAAGGAAGCCAACACCATCTTGTTTGATTACAGAATTCCACTTGGGATGGAGACTTGCGCTGCTGGTGTGGAGAGCCCGATACAGATGAACGGGCTGCCCATAAGCGTGTACGCACCCGAGACGGTCGGATGTGTGGTCGTTGACAGCCAGGGCCGCTGCGCAGCTGCCACCTCTACCAGTGGGCTCATGAACAAAATGACAGGTCGCATTGGGGACTCGCCACTCATCGGGGCTGATACCTACGCGTGTGACCTCTGTGGGGTCTCTTGCACAGGAGAGGGAGAGGCCATCATACGCGGGACACTGGCGCGTGAAGTTTCTGCTGTGATGGAGTACAAGGGCTTAGGCCTTCAGGACGCTGTGGACTTTGTGATCAAGAACAGGCTCGATGAAGGAAAGGCCGGACTCATTGCTGTGTCCAACAAAGGAGAAGTGGCTTGTGGGTTTAACTGCTGCGGAATGTTCAGGGGGAGTGCAACAGAGGATGGGTTCATGGAGGTTGGGATTTGGGATCAGTAG
- the LOC112200254 gene encoding glutamate decarboxylase 4: MGLSKTFSASDVSVHSTFASRYIRDKPAKYKMPENSTPKEVAYQVISDELMLDGKPRLNLASFVTTWMEPECDKLIMDSMNKNYVDMDEYPVTTELQNRCVNMIADLFNAPHKESDEAATGTGTVGSSEAIMLAGLAFKRKWQNKRKAEGKPYDRPNIVTGANVQVCWEKFARYFEVELKEVKVTEDYYVMDPVKAVELVDENTICVAAILGSTYNGEFEDVKLLNDLLLEKNKQTGWDTPIHVDAASGGFIAPFLYPELEWDFRLPLVKSINVSGHKYGLVYAGVGWIIWRSKEDLPEDLIFHINYLGADQPTFTLNFSKGSSQIIAQYYQLIRQGFEGYRNIMENCHNNAMVLKAGLEKTERFKILSKDIGVPVVAFSLKDRSHYDEYMVSEHLRRFGWIVPAYSMPEDAKHVALLRVVIREDFSRTLAERLVLDITHVLKELDKLPLPSVSPNGGDDQVCINGGICNGNMNTLVAKKKFSDIDLKEEDCIPKLAKSA; the protein is encoded by the exons ATGGGGCTCTCAAAGACATTCTCTGCTTCGGATGTGTCTGTCCACTCCACCTTTGCCTCTCGCTATATCCGAGACAAGCCCGCTAA GTACAAGATGCCGGAGAATTCGACACCAAAGGAGGTGGCGTACCAGGTGATCAGTGACGAGCTGATGCTTGATGGGAAGCCAAGGCTGAACTTGGCGTCGTTTGTGACGACATGGATGGAGCCAGAGTGTGATAAGCTCATCATGGACTCCATGAACAAGAACTACGTCGACATGGATGAGTACCCTGTCACAACTGAGCTTCAG AATCGGTGCGTGAACATGAtagcagatcttttcaatgcaCCACATAAAGAGTCTGATGAGGCTGCCACCGGAACCGGAACAGTCGGGTCATCGGAGGCCATCATGCTGGCAGGTCTCGCATTCAAGAGGAAGTGGCAGAATAAGAGGAAGGCTGAAGGAAAACCCTATGACAGGCCCAACATCGTTACTGGTGCCAATGTGCAG GTATGCTGGGAGAAATTTGCTAGGTATTTTGAAGTAGAACTGAAGGAAGTGAAGGTGACGGAAGACTATTATGTAATGGACCCTGTGAAAGCTGTGGAATTGGTAGATGAAAACACCATCTGCGTTGCTGCTATCTTGGGTTCAACTTACAATGGAGAGTTCGAAGATGTCAAGCTCTTGAATGATCTTTTGCTAGAGAAGAATAAGCAAACTGG aTGGGATACCCCAATTCATGTCGATGCTGCTAGTGGTGGATTCATAGCGCCATTCTTGTATCCCGAGTTAGAATGGGATTTCCGTCTTCCACTGGTGAAGAGCATCAATGTGAGTGGTCATAAATATGGTCTTGTGTATGCTGGAGTTGGGTGGATCATTTGGAGGTCCAAAGAAGACTTGCCCGAAGACCTAATTTTTCACATCAATTATCTGGGAGCTGATCAACCCACCTTCACCCTCAATTTCTCTAAAG GGTCGAGTCAAATCATTGCTCAATACTATCAACTTATCCGACAGGGTTTTGAGGGATACCGCAACATCATGGAAAACTGTCACAACAATGCCATGGTGTTGAAGGCAGGGCTGGAAAAGACAGAGCGCTTCAAAATCTTGTCGAAGGACATCGGGGTTCCAGTGGTGGCCTTTTCTTTGAAAGACAGAAGCCACTACGATGAGTACATGGTGTCTGAGCATTTGCGTCGTTTTGGCTGGATTGTGCCGGCATATTCTATGCCGGAGGATGCTAAGCACGTTGCGTTGCTCCGTGTTGTGATAAGGGAAGACTTCTCTCGCACTCTAGCTGAGCGTCTTGTGCTCGACATCACCCATGTCTTGAAAGAGCTCGACAAACTGCCGCTGCCATCAGTCAGTCCAAATGGTGGTGATGACCAAGTGTGTATTAATGGCGGCATATGCAATGGAAACATGAACACTTTGGTGGCGAAAAAGAAATTTTCTGATATTGATTTAAAGGAAGAGGATTGCATCCCTAAACTGGCGAAGAGTGCTTAA